In Prunus dulcis chromosome 1, ALMONDv2, whole genome shotgun sequence, the following are encoded in one genomic region:
- the LOC117613063 gene encoding E3 ubiquitin protein ligase DRIP2-like isoform X1, translating into MFNLSSRILKCPMPMMSSQVVKRERAKLEACMTCPLCNKLFSEATTISECLHTFCRKCIYKKIIDEEVDYCPKCKADLGVSPLEKLRADNNWEDIRAKLFPSDRKKVNAAADLNVQDIKEKTVPSETKEFKAPADRNMQDITPKLFPSEREQVKAPSVSSVTFPGKRKERYLSSLVISTPRVSSSSDMSGRRRYPTRRSFILQESLSIREPEKKEEDFLERLNSSGTPKKDAVHTRQNSIEGSSKQHMVNKGVEDNAQPGDGKANLWKPLNRRVEAASNTSADKLPVQLPAAESVLPDNLNKETREIKAIPENDNISKVHGNENESNPAPSGSVTFRKAQRGRKRKPAASQGLNISAQYVIDANNKCERRFRPIWFSLIASNHQDGYAPLPQIPSCYLRVKDGNLPVSFIKKYLVKKLELTSEDEVEISLLGKPVIPTLLLQNLVDLWLRTTPASQIIQTSPGSSAKEYVMALTYGRKMQLR; encoded by the exons ATGTTTAATTTATCGTCCAGAATATTGAAG TGTCCAATGCCAATGATGAGTAGCCAGGtggtgaagagagagagagcaaaacTCGAAGCTTGCATGACATGTCCACTCTGCAATAAACTCTTCAGCGAGGCCACAACCATATCCGAATGCCTTCATACCT TTTGCAGGAAGTGCATATATAAGAAGATAATAGATGAAGAGGTGGATTACTGTCCAAAATGCAAGGCTGATTTAGGGGTTTCTCCGCTGGAAAAACTCAG GGCCGACAACAATTGGGAAGATATAAGGGCCAAGCTCTTCCCTTCTGACAGAAAAAAGGTCAACGCAGCTGCAGACCTCAATGTGCAAGATATAAAGGAAAAGACCGTCCCTTCTGAAACAAAAGAGTTTAAGGCACCTGCAGACCGCAATATGCAAGATATAACGCCAAAGCTCTTTCCTTCTGAAAGAGAACAGGTTAAGGCACCTTCTGTGTCCTCAGTAACATTTCCAGGTAAAAGAAAGGAGAGGTATCTGTCTTCATTGGTGATAAGTACACCTCGAGTATCGTCCAGCTCTGATATGAGTGGAAGAAGAAGGTATCCTACAAGAAGGAGTTTTATTCTACAAGAGTCTCTTTCCATTCGGGAGCCTgagaagaaagaggaagatTTCCTGGAGAGACTTAACTCATCAGGGACTCCAAAGAAAGATGCAGTACACACCAGACAG AATTCTATTGAAGGATCATCCAAGCAACACATGGTTAACAAGGGTGTGGAGGACAATGCTCAACCAGGGGATGGGAAAGCTAATTTGTGGAAACCATTAAACCGCCGGGTGGAAGCTGCAAGCAATACAAGTGCTGACAAGCTTCCTGTGCAACTTCCTGCTGCCGAATCAGTGTTACCTGATAACCTCAACAAAGAAACACGTGAGATTAAGGCCATTCCGGAAAAtgataacatatccaaagtccATGGCAATGAAAATGAATCTAATCCTGCACCATCAGGTTCAGTGACATTTAGGAAAGCACAACGTGGtcgaaaaagaaaaccagCTGCATCCCAGGGACTAAATATTTCAGCACAGTATGTCATTGATGCAAATAATAAATGTGAAAGAAGATTTAGGCCAATTTGGTTCTCGTTAATTGCTTCCAATCACCA GGACGGCTATGCGCCCTTGCCACAGATACCCTCATGCTACTTGAGAGTCAA GGATGGCAATTTACCTGTTTCTTTCATAAAAAAGTATCTGGTAAAAAAGCTGGAGCTTACTAGCGAGGATGAG GTGGAGATCTCATTGCTAGGTAAGCCGGTAATTCCTACATTGCTGCTGCAGAACTTGGTGGACTTGTGGTTACGGACAACACCAGCATCACAAATAATACAGACCTCCCCAGGAAGCTCAGCAAAGGAATATGTAATGGCCCTCACGTATGGTCGAAAAATGCAGCTCCGGTAG
- the LOC117613063 gene encoding E3 ubiquitin protein ligase DRIP2-like isoform X2, whose protein sequence is MHHVMMLLLCPMPMMSSQVVKRERAKLEACMTCPLCNKLFSEATTISECLHTFCRKCIYKKIIDEEVDYCPKCKADLGVSPLEKLRADNNWEDIRAKLFPSDRKKVNAAADLNVQDIKEKTVPSETKEFKAPADRNMQDITPKLFPSEREQVKAPSVSSVTFPGKRKERYLSSLVISTPRVSSSSDMSGRRRYPTRRSFILQESLSIREPEKKEEDFLERLNSSGTPKKDAVHTRQNSIEGSSKQHMVNKGVEDNAQPGDGKANLWKPLNRRVEAASNTSADKLPVQLPAAESVLPDNLNKETREIKAIPENDNISKVHGNENESNPAPSGSVTFRKAQRGRKRKPAASQGLNISAQYVIDANNKCERRFRPIWFSLIASNHQDGYAPLPQIPSCYLRVKDGNLPVSFIKKYLVKKLELTSEDEVEISLLGKPVIPTLLLQNLVDLWLRTTPASQIIQTSPGSSAKEYVMALTYGRKMQLR, encoded by the exons ATGCACCATGtgatgatgttgttgttg TGTCCAATGCCAATGATGAGTAGCCAGGtggtgaagagagagagagcaaaacTCGAAGCTTGCATGACATGTCCACTCTGCAATAAACTCTTCAGCGAGGCCACAACCATATCCGAATGCCTTCATACCT TTTGCAGGAAGTGCATATATAAGAAGATAATAGATGAAGAGGTGGATTACTGTCCAAAATGCAAGGCTGATTTAGGGGTTTCTCCGCTGGAAAAACTCAG GGCCGACAACAATTGGGAAGATATAAGGGCCAAGCTCTTCCCTTCTGACAGAAAAAAGGTCAACGCAGCTGCAGACCTCAATGTGCAAGATATAAAGGAAAAGACCGTCCCTTCTGAAACAAAAGAGTTTAAGGCACCTGCAGACCGCAATATGCAAGATATAACGCCAAAGCTCTTTCCTTCTGAAAGAGAACAGGTTAAGGCACCTTCTGTGTCCTCAGTAACATTTCCAGGTAAAAGAAAGGAGAGGTATCTGTCTTCATTGGTGATAAGTACACCTCGAGTATCGTCCAGCTCTGATATGAGTGGAAGAAGAAGGTATCCTACAAGAAGGAGTTTTATTCTACAAGAGTCTCTTTCCATTCGGGAGCCTgagaagaaagaggaagatTTCCTGGAGAGACTTAACTCATCAGGGACTCCAAAGAAAGATGCAGTACACACCAGACAG AATTCTATTGAAGGATCATCCAAGCAACACATGGTTAACAAGGGTGTGGAGGACAATGCTCAACCAGGGGATGGGAAAGCTAATTTGTGGAAACCATTAAACCGCCGGGTGGAAGCTGCAAGCAATACAAGTGCTGACAAGCTTCCTGTGCAACTTCCTGCTGCCGAATCAGTGTTACCTGATAACCTCAACAAAGAAACACGTGAGATTAAGGCCATTCCGGAAAAtgataacatatccaaagtccATGGCAATGAAAATGAATCTAATCCTGCACCATCAGGTTCAGTGACATTTAGGAAAGCACAACGTGGtcgaaaaagaaaaccagCTGCATCCCAGGGACTAAATATTTCAGCACAGTATGTCATTGATGCAAATAATAAATGTGAAAGAAGATTTAGGCCAATTTGGTTCTCGTTAATTGCTTCCAATCACCA GGACGGCTATGCGCCCTTGCCACAGATACCCTCATGCTACTTGAGAGTCAA GGATGGCAATTTACCTGTTTCTTTCATAAAAAAGTATCTGGTAAAAAAGCTGGAGCTTACTAGCGAGGATGAG GTGGAGATCTCATTGCTAGGTAAGCCGGTAATTCCTACATTGCTGCTGCAGAACTTGGTGGACTTGTGGTTACGGACAACACCAGCATCACAAATAATACAGACCTCCCCAGGAAGCTCAGCAAAGGAATATGTAATGGCCCTCACGTATGGTCGAAAAATGCAGCTCCGGTAG
- the LOC117613063 gene encoding E3 ubiquitin protein ligase DRIP2-like isoform X3, with the protein MPMMSSQVVKRERAKLEACMTCPLCNKLFSEATTISECLHTFCRKCIYKKIIDEEVDYCPKCKADLGVSPLEKLRADNNWEDIRAKLFPSDRKKVNAAADLNVQDIKEKTVPSETKEFKAPADRNMQDITPKLFPSEREQVKAPSVSSVTFPGKRKERYLSSLVISTPRVSSSSDMSGRRRYPTRRSFILQESLSIREPEKKEEDFLERLNSSGTPKKDAVHTRQNSIEGSSKQHMVNKGVEDNAQPGDGKANLWKPLNRRVEAASNTSADKLPVQLPAAESVLPDNLNKETREIKAIPENDNISKVHGNENESNPAPSGSVTFRKAQRGRKRKPAASQGLNISAQYVIDANNKCERRFRPIWFSLIASNHQDGYAPLPQIPSCYLRVKDGNLPVSFIKKYLVKKLELTSEDEVEISLLGKPVIPTLLLQNLVDLWLRTTPASQIIQTSPGSSAKEYVMALTYGRKMQLR; encoded by the exons ATGCCAATGATGAGTAGCCAGGtggtgaagagagagagagcaaaacTCGAAGCTTGCATGACATGTCCACTCTGCAATAAACTCTTCAGCGAGGCCACAACCATATCCGAATGCCTTCATACCT TTTGCAGGAAGTGCATATATAAGAAGATAATAGATGAAGAGGTGGATTACTGTCCAAAATGCAAGGCTGATTTAGGGGTTTCTCCGCTGGAAAAACTCAG GGCCGACAACAATTGGGAAGATATAAGGGCCAAGCTCTTCCCTTCTGACAGAAAAAAGGTCAACGCAGCTGCAGACCTCAATGTGCAAGATATAAAGGAAAAGACCGTCCCTTCTGAAACAAAAGAGTTTAAGGCACCTGCAGACCGCAATATGCAAGATATAACGCCAAAGCTCTTTCCTTCTGAAAGAGAACAGGTTAAGGCACCTTCTGTGTCCTCAGTAACATTTCCAGGTAAAAGAAAGGAGAGGTATCTGTCTTCATTGGTGATAAGTACACCTCGAGTATCGTCCAGCTCTGATATGAGTGGAAGAAGAAGGTATCCTACAAGAAGGAGTTTTATTCTACAAGAGTCTCTTTCCATTCGGGAGCCTgagaagaaagaggaagatTTCCTGGAGAGACTTAACTCATCAGGGACTCCAAAGAAAGATGCAGTACACACCAGACAG AATTCTATTGAAGGATCATCCAAGCAACACATGGTTAACAAGGGTGTGGAGGACAATGCTCAACCAGGGGATGGGAAAGCTAATTTGTGGAAACCATTAAACCGCCGGGTGGAAGCTGCAAGCAATACAAGTGCTGACAAGCTTCCTGTGCAACTTCCTGCTGCCGAATCAGTGTTACCTGATAACCTCAACAAAGAAACACGTGAGATTAAGGCCATTCCGGAAAAtgataacatatccaaagtccATGGCAATGAAAATGAATCTAATCCTGCACCATCAGGTTCAGTGACATTTAGGAAAGCACAACGTGGtcgaaaaagaaaaccagCTGCATCCCAGGGACTAAATATTTCAGCACAGTATGTCATTGATGCAAATAATAAATGTGAAAGAAGATTTAGGCCAATTTGGTTCTCGTTAATTGCTTCCAATCACCA GGACGGCTATGCGCCCTTGCCACAGATACCCTCATGCTACTTGAGAGTCAA GGATGGCAATTTACCTGTTTCTTTCATAAAAAAGTATCTGGTAAAAAAGCTGGAGCTTACTAGCGAGGATGAG GTGGAGATCTCATTGCTAGGTAAGCCGGTAATTCCTACATTGCTGCTGCAGAACTTGGTGGACTTGTGGTTACGGACAACACCAGCATCACAAATAATACAGACCTCCCCAGGAAGCTCAGCAAAGGAATATGTAATGGCCCTCACGTATGGTCGAAAAATGCAGCTCCGGTAG
- the LOC117613082 gene encoding PRA1 family protein D-like, with protein sequence MSTGLVSQVKEVSQSAIATLRPWGELLEPTALSLPSNLSEVTTRLAQNLTHFRSNYTLVLLIVLFLSLIYHPVSIIVFLIIFAAWLVLYFSRDQPLEVFGFTVGDRVVMVILGLVTVLALVLTHVWLNVVVSVVIGVALVSLHAVFRGTEDLVMDDQESPYGALLSDDQDPSGNYTIM encoded by the coding sequence ATGTCCACCGGATTGGTGTCCCAGGTGAAGGAAGTGAGCCAATCAGCGATTGCCACGCTTCGGCCATGGGGGGAGCTCCTGGAGCCGACCGCACTCAGCCTCCCCTCCAATCTCTCTGAGGTCACGACCCGACTGGCCCAGAACTTGACTCATTTCCGCTCTAACTACACCTTGGTCCTCTTGATCGTGCTCTTCCTCAGCCTCATATACCACCCGGTCTCCATCATCGTCTTCTTGATCATCTTTGCCGCGTGGCTCGTTCTCTACTTCTCACGTGACCAGCCCCTCGAGGTCTTTGGCTTTACTGTCGGAGACCGGGTTGTTATGGTTATTCTTGGGTTGGTTACGGTGTTGGCTCTGGTCTTGACCCATGTGTGGCTCAACGTCGTCGTTTCAGTGGTGATTGGGGTGGCTTTGGTTTCCTTGCACGCGGTGTTTAGGGGCACGGAGGACCTTGTTATGGATGACCAAGAATCGCCTTATGGCGCTCTGCTCTCGGATGATCAAGACCCAAGTGGGAATTATACCATTATGTGA